The genomic region TGGGGAACCCAACCTAAGACAATTACCCAGAGCAAGGATTGGCCAAATCCAGcttaccacctgtttttgtaaataaagttttactggagcacagccatattcattcatttatgtattgtctgtggctcCTCTCTGCAAccacagcagagttgagtagctgtgacagaAACTCTatgacctgcaaagcctaaaatatttactatctggcccttttcagaaaaagtttaCCCACTCTTAACCTAGCATAAGTCTCTTACGATGTATCGCTTACCTCTAGGGATTGTCTAGAGCTAAGTTAGAAAGTACTCAGCACAGTCTGTGGCATGTACTTGTGGAGGCAGAATGTAACATAGGGTACTCCCCAGGTTGTGGGTCCTGTTCTAGGATCCTGGGGGCCCTGCCTGGAAAGTTTTCCTTTTCGAATTTTAGACTGTTCTCACCTATCCAGAAAAAAGTACCTCCCAGTCAAGCAGATTTTAAGGCAGTGTTATTCTGGTAATCAGCAGCATGAGAATCTGCTGTGGTGATTGCTGAAATACAGAATTTGGGTCCCACCTTGGACCATTCCTGGAATTAGAATCTTGGGGTAGGGTCCAACTTTCTGGGTGATTtgatgcacattaaagtttgaaaaatgtaGGTCTTTGGTAAATCTATGGACAAATACAATGGtttaaaagcagaaaattcaAGAGGGTGTTTATCTCTGGGGAAAAGGGTTCTGGGAGGAACCACAAAGAAAGCCTTGAATATACATGGGGCTTTTTATTtgccagacattgttctaggTATCTTTCAATCTCTTTTAATCATCTCAGCAATCCAACAAGTAAGTACTCTTATTTTTTAAGGCtgagaaaatggaggcacagGAATTTAAGCATTTTGCCCAGGATTCCACAGCCAGTGTCAACAGAACCAAGATTCCAACATAATCAGCTGCCTCCAGAGTTCAAGATCTTAACCACTAGGTTATATGTCCTCTCTAGTACTAGGAATGTTCTATTTCTCAAACTGAGTGGGGTATACACACgtattacatttattatttataccTTACATATATAGTATTATAGATGTCATCTATGTATGGAATATTCCATTTAAACACATATAATAACGGTTTTTATAAAGGACAATATAAAAACTATAATTGGAAGAAAGCTCGTTCCTCAGTCAAACCTCACTAGAGCCTCCAAGGCCGGCAGTGGGACAGAACGCCGAGTGGGCAGCTGGACCAGATCCCCTGGTTGGACACCGACACTTTTTGGGGAATTGCGCCAATCTCGACTGCAATTTCCCTTCTGGCCTCAGGGGGCGCTGTTCTCCTTCCCTACACATCGGGTGTAGTAGGACCGTCTCAGAGTGCTGCGACGATAAACCGAAGTGACAATGGCTCCCGGTGCCAATCGGCACAAAAATAGTGCTAGGCATTGTACTCTACGTGCCTGCCAGTGCCTTATCCGATTTGAACTCGCACTCCCATTTCTCGAGATGAAGAATCTGAAGCTCAGAATGGGTTCTAAATCATACAGCACCTAGCATTTGGGACTTGAACCAGTTCCCTTGCGCTCTCCAGTGCCCGAGGCTCCCTCCTGAGAGTCCGGAACAGGATCCTGGGTCACTCTTGACGCTCTGACCCAAGGGACTATCTTTATCCAGGGAACACCCGGACTGAGAATCTCGTGGGTCCTATTTATCCAGGCTAACTCTGGCCGAGATTCTGATGGTAACAGATCTTGGCTCCGAACTGGGGCGTTCTCCAAGAGGGGTAGACAAACGGAAAGAAAGCGAATGGAGCCAGGCCGGGGTAGGTCCGGTCTAGCCGGCTCCACCCGGGCTGGGCAGACCCGGGACTACCCACCTAGCACGAGGATCCGGTCCTCGGGCCGCAGCTCTGGCTCCAGGAGGTAACGGAAGGAGGAGAAGTCCCCGAACCACTCGTACGGGGCAGAGTCGGCTGCGCTTTGGTAGCGCTGGTCCCAGTACTGGACCTCACTGTACCCACAGTTCTGCTCCGGTAACTCCGCGAGGGGCGGCGGGGCCCCTGGAGAGGCCATGCTAGCAGCAACAGGACGAGCAGCGAACTCTGCCGGCACCCTTGGGCGGGGCTTGGAGTACCTATGTAGCCAATCGGGATGGTAGGATGCAGGAGGCGGGGCCTTAGTGTTTCCGCCCACCACTTGCAGTTACTCAACACAAACACGTGGAACTTCCGTCCTCTGCTGAGCGCTCTTTGGAGAATCCTCCGGCTTGGAAAACAGTATCTTCCACACCCTGACACAAACCTCCTAGGGCCACACCTACAGTGTCAGACTCAACTCGGCTCAACACTTCTCCTCTTTCATATTTTCAGTTTGACCAGCTTCTTTAGTTAAGAAGTCCGAAAATTGATAATTTGGTAATTGAAGTTTCCTTTCTTCCCAAACAGTTTTGAGCACCCGGAAGGCTCTAAGGGGAGGCTAGAGAGGCGCGGACATGCAGGAGAGACAGGCAGGAACACAGATGTTCTCAATACAAGCGAGGCGTAAGGCTGGGCTAGTGGGCAAGGATATTACTTTTCTGGGCAAACCTTCGTACCACAACATTCGCACCTGTATGCACAGAGTTGGGGGTGTACTGAGGAGTAAGACTTGGTTCCTGCTCGCAGGGAGCGTGAGTCCGTCAGGGGAGACAGCTctggaaaaaagtattttgatAAAGTGAATAAGGACTCCGTCAACGCAGGTTAGCGCTTAATCCGGCGGGACACCTGTCTCGGGGAGCGGAACCCAAATGCCGAAGGTTTGGGTTTCCGGAGTGGCGGGCACTTACGAGCGGCGCACGGTTAACATGGCAGCTGGGCTGCGGAAACGCACTAGGGCCGGGGCCGCGGCCGGAGCGGCCGCACGCTGCGGGCAATGGCTGCGACGCACTTGGCAAGAACGGCGCCTACTGCTACTGGAGCCGCGCTACACGCTGCTGGTGGCCGCCTGCCTCTGCCTGGCGGAGGTGGGCATCACCTTCTGGGTCATTCACAGGGTGGCATGTGAGTGCGCCGAGGggcaggggaaggaagggaagggagccgAACCCCTAACCTAAAGTAGGATACAGATCTGGAGCTCTAACCTAGACTTCAGACTCCATTCATTCATCGAATGCAGGCCCAAATCTCGTACCTGAGTCCCAAGCCTGCTCGACAAAACCGAAACCCGATCCTAATCCCCTCTTCATGATGAAGAGGGTGAATCTAGAGACTGGCCCTCTGTCCTGAACATATAGGTTGCCAGGCGTAGAAAGAGAATAACCTGGAAGTTAGAAGGTCTGGGAATGAGTTAATGTACTGcctgtggctttgggcaagtcagTTCTGCTGGGTTTCAACTTTCTCCTCTGTTCAATTCTGACATCTCAAAAGTCATTTCTCAATACTGGCATTTCATGACCATTTGAGTCCATTTGGCATTATTGGCGACTCTGGGCTTAAGACATCCAGCTTTCTTGCTAAAAATGATTAGTTTAACAcactatttattgagtacttattataTGCCCAACACTGTGCTAGGTGCCAGGGGTACAGTGATGAATAAGATAGATGCATTTCTCCCTATGGGCCCCAGGCAAGATAAGTTACAGGCAATTACAATGTATTACATTTATCATGATAATAGTAAGACAGGATGCTATAAAGGACATAGGAGGGTGGTTAAGCCAGACCTGAGGAGTCAAGAGAGGCTTTCTTGAGCCCCTCTTGAAGGGTAGAAGCTAGCCAATtgaggaaagagggaaagggggagaagAGTGCTCTAGGCAAAGAGAATACTGTATCAAAAACCTCCAATCAAAAGAGAGAGCCTGGTTCCTTTCAGGAACTGATGAATTTTTTTTAGGGTTGAAATGTAGAAATCAAGTGTGGGTAGTAAAGAGAGATGAAATTGCAGAAGTAAATTAGGACCAGATCATGAAGGGGTTTGTAAGTCTACTTAAGGAGGTAGTTAGCATGGTGATTAGGAACTTTTGAGACCCCCTGAGTTCCAATCCTAACTCTACCACTTCGTAGCTCAATGATTGTGAGCTAGTCACTTAACTTCATTAACTCTTAGGTTCCGCCTCtaaaaatgtgaataatagtTTGGTCTTTATCTTAAGAGCCATGGGGAATCATTGAAGGGTTTAAGCAGGGAGACCTGATCTGATTGGGAGACCTAGTCTGATTTGTATTTGAGGAAGAACACTCTGGCCTGCAGGATATAAAATAAATTGTAGTAAGGTGAAAGTGGAAACCGGGAACCATTTAGGAGGCTACTGCATCACTGAGGCTAGAGATCATGTTAGGCCTGAATTTGAAAATGTAGTAGCAGAGAAGAATCAACAGGACTTGGTGACTGGGAGTTGGAAATGGGAGAGAAAGAAGTATCAAAGATGTTACCCACTTTTGTGAGCTGGGCATCTGGGTGGTTGCTGGTGCCATTCATGGGACCCAGGAAGGGGAAGATATTTGGTGTGAGAAGAAAGATCATGTGTTCAGTTTGAGTTGAGTGCATGGGATCATTTGGAGATGTATCGTTAGATGTACAGTTGGGAGCTTACAAGAGGGAGCTGAGCTAGCAATGTGAATGTTGGAGTCCCTTTCAAAGGTGTAGTGATGGAAGCCTTGGGAATGAGCTGAAACTGTGCTTTGATGGGCTGGAGGCATGGGAATAGACAAGTTTTAGAGTTGGAAGTAACCAGACCATCCTCTTCCAGACACAGAAATTGACTGGAAAGCCTACATGGCTGAGGTGGAAGGCGTCATCAATGGCACCTATGACTACACCCAACTGCAGGGTGACACTGGACCTCTTGTGTGAGTGGGTATAAGAAGTTTGGGGAGGACCATAAGGGGCTGGCTGGGCACCAGGCTGGGTGGCCTGCTCCAGGCTCATACTCACCCTTATCTTGCAGGTACCCAGCCGGCTTTGTGTACATCTTTATGGGACTGTACTATGCCACTGGCCGGGGCACTGACATCTGCATGGCCCAACACATCTTTGCAGTGCTCTACCTAGCCACCTTACTGCTTGTCTTCTGGATCTACCACCAGACCTGCAAGGTGAACCCACCCCACTAAGGGCCGTAGGAGGCCCCAAacctgggaggggtggggagcagggctaGCTCAGACTGGTGAGCTGACCTTGTTCCCCACTGTGCCCATCTCTCAGGTACCTCCCTTCGTCTTTTTCTTCATGTGCTGTGCCTCTTACCGCGTCCACTCCATCTTTGTGCTGCGGCTCTTCAATGACCCTGTGGCCATGGCACTGCTCTTCCTCAGTATCAACCTCTTTCTGGCCCAgcgctggggctggggctgctgctgTTTCAGGTCAACACCCCTCCCTTCTGGTCCCCTCTCtcactttctgtttttccatCTGTTTCTCCCCAATTTTCTGCAGCAGGGGAGTAAGGGAGTGGCCTGACAATATGGATCCATCAGGGCCCCACAAAGTGAATCAGGATCTATCAACAGTCCCCCCTACTCTACACACATGCTCTCTTCCCATCTGCTCTTCCCTCCAGATGGCATCCATTGTTTGAATTGGGGTTTGCATATTCTAAATACTCAGTACATATTTGCTTACTAAGTTTGGGCATAGAAATGAGGCATCACCCCCTCCTACCCCTTACCCCCAGTCTTTCAGGCTAGCTTCCCCTCCCAGAAGTTCTGAGTAAAGGCCCCATCCTGGAGCTTGCTGGGGGTGGAAATGGCTGCTGTGGTGATGGAGGGGAAGCATTTTTGGGTGGGGTACAGGGCCCTGGAGCTAATTTCCATCTTTCGtctcccctgcccaccccagcctGGCAGTTTCTGTGAAGATGAATGTGCTGCTCTTCGCCCCTGGCTTACTGTTCCTTCTCCTCATGCAATTTGGCCTCCGTGGGGCCCTCCCAAAGCTGGGCATTTGTGCTATCCTTCAGgtacccccacctcaccccttcCTCTTTCTAAGGAAAGGAAGCCCACTCTGGCATCCTTCCTCCATCCCTGAGGCTTCCTTAAAACCAAGAGACAGGTTTTGGAGTTGATTCTGGGCTGGGTGATCTCTACCTCTGGGCTGGAATTTCCTTAGCTATAAGATAAGAGTGTTGAACTAGATAGTGTCTGAAGACCCTTCTAGCTCTGCCCATTTATGACTTGGTGAATCCAAACTTAAAGCATGGTTATTACATGCGTCTTTAGTTTCTTTGGCCCCAGTCTCTGGCCTGAGCAAGTTGACTTTCCCACTGTTCCTGGTAGGAATTAGGGAATCCCTGAAGCCTACATCACACTTCTGTTTCCCTTAGTGATTGTCATGAAGGCTGGGAGGAAGCCTGTACAGCTCTGCTGACATCATTCCCACCCTTAGGTGATGTTGGGGCTGCCCTTCCTGCTGGAGAACCCTGTTGGATACCTTTCCCGCTCCTTTGACCTTGGTCGCCAGTTTCTCTTCTGCTGGACAGTGAATTGGCGCTTCCTTCCTGAGACCCTGTTCCTTCATCGTGCCTTCCACCTGGCCCTGTTGGCTGCCCACTTCACCCTGCTCTTGGCCTTTGCCCTCTGCAGGTGGCACAGGTGAGAAAAGGGGCAGGGCCATGGGTAGAGTTTGGgggaaggaataaaaggcataGGACTCAGGGGCTGCTTGGGGGAGATGTTGAGGTCATGGAGTCTAGTCTAGAGCTTGGCCCCTGATGGGAGCTTGATAAATGTCTGAATGGCTTCTCCCCAGGACAGGGGAAAGTATCCTGTCGCTGCTGAAGGATCCCTCTAAAAGGAAGGTTCCGCCCCAGCCCCTCACACCCAATCATATCCTTTAAATTATGGGAAGGTAAGTCTTGCTCTCTCCAGGTACAGAGAAGGGGCCCTTGTCAGTTAGTTCCAGATGGCTGATGTCCCAGGGGAGGGACTGGGAGGTACCAACTACAGGGCCCATTCATAGAGTCCCTACTCCGCACCAAACACTGCATCAGCACtttacatttttaagaatattttattcttaattctaATTATCCCACAAATTAATAATTACAATAGCTACCATTATCAAATGCTCACAGGTCTGTGCTGAGAGATTTACATACATTCTAACATTTAGAGCTCCCAAGAGACCCTGAAATAGGGAGGAACTCTTATCCCCCTTTTCTAGA from Choloepus didactylus isolate mChoDid1 chromosome 1, mChoDid1.pri, whole genome shotgun sequence harbors:
- the ALG3 gene encoding dol-P-Man:Man(5)GlcNAc(2)-PP-Dol alpha-1,3-mannosyltransferase isoform X1, which gives rise to MAAGLRKRTRAGAAAGAAARCGQWLRRTWQERRLLLLEPRYTLLVAACLCLAEVGITFWVIHRVAYTEIDWKAYMAEVEGVINGTYDYTQLQGDTGPLVYPAGFVYIFMGLYYATGRGTDICMAQHIFAVLYLATLLLVFWIYHQTCKVPPFVFFFMCCASYRVHSIFVLRLFNDPVAMALLFLSINLFLAQRWGWGCCCFSLAVSVKMNVLLFAPGLLFLLLMQFGLRGALPKLGICAILQVMLGLPFLLENPVGYLSRSFDLGRQFLFCWTVNWRFLPETLFLHRAFHLALLAAHFTLLLAFALCRWHRTGESILSLLKDPSKRKVPPQPLTPNQIVSALFTSNFIGICFSRSLHYQFYVWYFHTLPYLLWAMPARWLTHLLRLLVLGLIELSWNTYPSTSCSSAALHICHAVILLQLWLGPQPFPKSILHSKKAH
- the ALG3 gene encoding dol-P-Man:Man(5)GlcNAc(2)-PP-Dol alpha-1,3-mannosyltransferase isoform X3, with translation MAATHLARTAPTATGAALHAAGGRLPLPGGDTEIDWKAYMAEVEGVINGTYDYTQLQGDTGPLVYPAGFVYIFMGLYYATGRGTDICMAQHIFAVLYLATLLLVFWIYHQTCKVPPFVFFFMCCASYRVHSIFVLRLFNDPVAMALLFLSINLFLAQRWGWGCCCFSLAVSVKMNVLLFAPGLLFLLLMQFGLRGALPKLGICAILQVMLGLPFLLENPVGYLSRSFDLGRQFLFCWTVNWRFLPETLFLHRAFHLALLAAHFTLLLAFALCRWHRTGESILSLLKDPSKRKVPPQPLTPNQIVSALFTSNFIGICFSRSLHYQFYVWYFHTLPYLLWAMPARWLTHLLRLLVLGLIELSWNTYPSTSCSSAALHICHAVILLQLWLGPQPFPKSILHSKKAH
- the ALG3 gene encoding dol-P-Man:Man(5)GlcNAc(2)-PP-Dol alpha-1,3-mannosyltransferase isoform X4; the protein is MAAGLRKRTRAGAAAGAAARCGQWLRRTWQERRLLLLEPRYTLLVAACLCLAEVGITFWVIHRVAYTEIDWKAYMAEVEGVINGTYDYTQLQGDTGPLVYPAGFVYIFMGLYYATGRGTDICMAQHIFAVLYLATLLLVFWIYHQTCKVPPFVFFFMCCASYRVHSIFVLRLFNDPVAMALLFLSINLFLAQRWGWGCCCFSLAVSVKMNVLLFAPGLLFLLLMQFGLRGALPKLGICAILQVMLGLPFLLENPVGYLSRSFDLGRQFLFCWTVNWRFLPETLFLHRAFHLALLAAHFTLLLAFALCRWHRLLVLGLIELSWNTYPSTSCSSAALHICHAVILLQLWLGPQPFPKSILHSKKAH
- the ALG3 gene encoding dol-P-Man:Man(5)GlcNAc(2)-PP-Dol alpha-1,3-mannosyltransferase isoform X2 codes for the protein MAAGLRKRTRAGAAAGAAARCGQWLRRTWQERRLLLLEPRYTLLVAACLCLAEVGITFWVIHRVAYTEIDWKAYMAEVEGVINGTYDYTQLQGDTGPLVYPAGFVYIFMGLYYATGRGTDICMAQHIFAVLYLATLLLVFWIYHQTCKVPPFVFFFMCCASYRVHSIFVLRLFNDPVAMALLFLSINLFLAQRWGWGCCCFSLAVSVKMNVLLFAPGLLFLLLMQFGLRGALPKLGICAILQVMLGLPFLLENPVGYLSRSFDLGRQFLFCWTVNWRFLPETLFLHRAFHLALLAAHFTLLLAFALCRWHSRSLHYQFYVWYFHTLPYLLWAMPARWLTHLLRLLVLGLIELSWNTYPSTSCSSAALHICHAVILLQLWLGPQPFPKSILHSKKAH